In one Trichosurus vulpecula isolate mTriVul1 chromosome 8, mTriVul1.pri, whole genome shotgun sequence genomic region, the following are encoded:
- the SIX1 gene encoding homeobox protein SIX1, whose amino-acid sequence MSMLPSFGFTQEQVACVCEVLQQGGNLERLGRFLWSLPACDHLHKNESVLKAKAVVAFHRGNFRELYKILESHQFSPHNHPKLQQLWLKAHYVEAEKLRGRPLGAVGKYRVRRKFPLPRTIWDGEETSYCFKEKSRGVLREWYAHNPYPSPREKRELAEATGLTTTQVSNWFKNRRQRDRAAEAKERENTENNNTSSNKQNQLSPLDGGKPLMSSSEEEFSPPQSPDQNSVLLLQGNLSHARSSNYSLTGLTASQTAHSLQGHQHQLQDSLLGPLTSSLVDLGS is encoded by the exons ATGTCTATGCTGCCGTCTTTTGGCTTCACCCAGGAGCAAGTGGCCTGCGTTTGCGAGGTTCTCCAGCAAGGGGGGAACCTGGAGCGTTTGGGGAGGTTTCTCTGGTCCCTTCCTGCCTGCGACCATCTGCACAAGAACGAGAGCGTCCTCAAGGCCAAGGCCGTGGTCGCCTTCCACCGGGGCAATTTCCGTGAGCTCTACAAGATTTTGGAGAGTCACCAGTTCTCCCCCCACAACCATCCGAAGCTGCAGCAGCTGTGGCTGAAGGCTCACTACGTGGAAGCAGAGAAACTGCGGGGCCGACCCCTCGGGGCAGTGGGGAAGTACCGGGTCCGCCGAAAATTCCCTCTGCCGAGGACCATCTGGGACGGGGAAGAGACAAGCTATTGCTTCAAAGAAAAGTCTCGAGGTGTGCTGCGAGAGTGGTATGCACACAACCCTTATCCCTCACCCCGAGAGAAGCGCGAGCTTGCTGAGGCTACTGGGCTGACCACCACCCAGGTCAGCAACTGGTTTAAAAACCGGAGGCAAAGGGACAGAGCAGCGGAAGCCAAAGAAAG GGAGAACACTGAAAACAATAACACATCCTCCAACAAGCAGAATCAGCTCTCTCCCCTGGATGGGGGCAAGCCACTCATGTCCAGCTCAGAAGAGGAATTCTCACCTCCCCAAAGTCCAGATCAGAACTCAGTCCTCCTACTCCAAGGCAACCTGAGCCATGCCAGAAGCTCAAACTATTCGTTGACTGGCTTAACTGCCTCTCAGACAGCCCACAGCCTCCAGGGGCACCAACATCAGCTCCAGGACTCCCTGCTCGGACCCCTCACCTCTAGCCTGGTGGACTTAGGCTCCTAA